One Yimella lutea DNA window includes the following coding sequences:
- a CDS encoding class E sortase: MTRAAKREQRGGSVLRALVDNKPLGVMALLGVALLTVGIGIGGYVSWMMFGTDVVAAKKQTQSVHDLQEQWKKSPTPATPTIPGDGSGEREVSPGSQGTPFAIMRMPGLGKKWIQPVVQGADVEQLRSGVGHVAGSAMPGQVGNVAIAGHRVTYGKPFYEIDRLGKGDVINIETATANYVYTITGTEIVRPTDVRVFLPVPNKPKATPSKAYLTLSSCHPRWDNKQRYIVYAELTSATGKTGSS; encoded by the coding sequence ATGACCCGTGCGGCCAAGCGTGAACAGCGTGGCGGTTCGGTGCTTCGCGCGCTGGTCGACAACAAGCCGCTCGGTGTCATGGCACTGCTGGGCGTCGCGCTGCTGACCGTCGGTATCGGTATCGGTGGGTACGTCAGCTGGATGATGTTCGGAACGGATGTCGTCGCGGCCAAGAAGCAGACGCAGTCCGTGCATGATCTGCAGGAGCAGTGGAAGAAGTCCCCGACACCGGCGACACCGACGATTCCTGGCGACGGTTCCGGTGAGCGCGAAGTCAGTCCCGGCAGCCAGGGCACACCGTTCGCCATCATGCGCATGCCGGGCCTGGGCAAGAAATGGATTCAGCCGGTTGTTCAAGGAGCCGACGTCGAACAGTTGCGCAGCGGCGTCGGTCACGTCGCTGGTTCCGCCATGCCCGGTCAGGTCGGCAATGTGGCGATCGCTGGGCACCGGGTGACCTACGGCAAGCCGTTCTACGAGATCGACCGTCTCGGCAAGGGCGACGTCATCAACATCGAGACGGCCACCGCGAACTACGTCTACACGATCACCGGAACGGAGATCGTCAGGCCGACCGATGTCCGGGTCTTCCTGCCCGTTCCGAACAAGCCGAAGGCGACCCCGTCCAAGGCGTACCTGACGCTGTCGAGCTGCCACCCGCGCTGGGACAACAAGCAGCGCTACATCGTCTACGCCGAACTCACCTCGGCGACTGGGAAGACGGGGTCGTCATGA
- a CDS encoding AAA family ATPase, whose protein sequence is MRVRKVWIRFYKSFNFDYELKATPRATPLPWQQTDDGWMPHVCIPIEPDITAVVGANESGKTHLLDAIKIVLTGKGLLQRDFCRSSSLFSVEHGSRLFPEVGATFGLGADETNVLDEQGIPLLKNGDLLLLRPEPDVVVAVNGDHERVTLTDEQADAVQALMPHVHELNTDIALPDSVSIARLANNGGPLAGRKKRSALWTLLGSVTTADEVTKSAADLVALVTDDEAQQSKEQQLGTDLLMKIARIEESSFKELQSAIAEEREGLVNGLIQEMNNSIARHLNVSRWWSQDPEFQLRVSPREHELVFTIRDRTGTDYSFTERSRGLRYFLSYYVQLLSHDRPDSKPEVLLMDEPDAYLSASGQQDLLRVLEYHARPDDADREDQVVYVTHSPFLINRNAGHRVRVVDKGTRDEGTRHVKDVTRNHYEPLRTSLGAFVAETAFIGGDNLFVEGIADQVLLAGMNMRLLRAGTPPSQCLDLNQVTIVPGGSNIPYMLYLARGRDQVKPACAVLVDGDTAGETARKQIRKGGAHGKPTVGDDLIVVVSEWAASANPEVTTGVTVREPEDLIQVAVAVAAARRYARAFLGHDEETAKKLTEDSVTSRLADKDGSMWDALDESFEAAFDTRIGKAGFAKELLAYLAESEGGASRPPGVPALDKNFASLIQHLADTLNLARECESDDRRDQRLERIIDTFSSDYPSGCTRDRAATTLKRIDAAVDDTTAGDIVQAGTARIRRDFKLSTEPLKNVDRYPDFLEQLGNLRHLERLNHQGALSRGSGS, encoded by the coding sequence GTGCGCGTCCGCAAGGTCTGGATTCGTTTCTACAAGTCGTTCAACTTCGACTATGAACTGAAGGCAACGCCGCGAGCGACGCCGCTGCCGTGGCAGCAGACAGACGACGGGTGGATGCCGCACGTCTGCATCCCGATCGAACCGGACATCACAGCGGTCGTCGGTGCGAACGAGTCCGGTAAGACTCACCTGCTAGACGCGATCAAGATCGTGCTCACCGGCAAGGGCCTGCTTCAGCGTGACTTCTGTCGCTCATCTTCACTGTTCTCCGTCGAACACGGCTCCCGACTATTCCCGGAAGTAGGCGCGACGTTCGGCCTCGGCGCCGACGAGACCAATGTTCTTGACGAGCAGGGAATCCCACTTCTCAAGAACGGCGACCTGCTACTGCTCCGGCCCGAGCCTGATGTCGTCGTGGCAGTGAATGGAGACCATGAGCGTGTCACTCTTACCGACGAGCAAGCAGATGCGGTCCAAGCCCTCATGCCGCACGTCCATGAGTTGAACACCGACATCGCTCTTCCCGACTCCGTTTCGATCGCACGGCTTGCCAACAACGGCGGGCCGCTCGCCGGACGCAAGAAGCGATCGGCCCTCTGGACCTTGCTGGGTTCGGTCACAACTGCCGATGAGGTAACGAAGAGTGCCGCCGACCTTGTTGCGCTGGTCACGGACGACGAGGCACAGCAATCGAAGGAACAGCAACTTGGCACCGACCTCCTGATGAAGATCGCCCGGATCGAAGAGTCGAGTTTCAAGGAACTACAGAGCGCGATAGCGGAGGAGCGCGAGGGTCTGGTCAACGGCCTCATCCAAGAGATGAACAACTCCATCGCACGCCACCTGAACGTCTCACGATGGTGGAGTCAGGACCCCGAGTTCCAACTCCGAGTCTCACCTCGGGAACACGAACTCGTGTTCACCATCCGTGACCGGACGGGCACCGACTATTCCTTCACCGAGCGAAGCCGAGGTTTGCGGTACTTCCTGAGCTACTACGTGCAACTTCTCTCCCACGACCGTCCGGACTCAAAGCCGGAGGTTCTGCTGATGGATGAGCCAGATGCCTATCTATCGGCGTCGGGTCAGCAAGACCTTCTCCGGGTTCTTGAATATCATGCGCGCCCCGACGACGCAGACCGTGAAGATCAGGTCGTCTACGTGACCCATTCGCCCTTTCTCATCAACCGCAACGCGGGCCACCGCGTCAGAGTCGTCGACAAGGGAACACGAGACGAGGGCACACGGCACGTCAAGGACGTAACTCGGAACCACTACGAGCCTTTGCGCACATCGCTCGGTGCCTTCGTGGCTGAGACCGCATTCATCGGCGGCGACAACCTGTTCGTTGAGGGCATCGCAGACCAAGTTCTCTTGGCTGGCATGAACATGAGGCTGCTCCGCGCGGGGACTCCACCCAGCCAGTGCCTGGACCTCAACCAAGTGACCATTGTCCCCGGAGGTTCAAACATCCCCTACATGCTTTATCTCGCCCGCGGTCGCGATCAGGTCAAGCCCGCCTGCGCGGTACTGGTGGACGGTGACACCGCTGGTGAGACCGCGCGTAAGCAGATCAGGAAAGGGGGAGCCCATGGTAAGCCAACAGTTGGCGATGATCTGATCGTGGTCGTCTCCGAGTGGGCAGCCTCCGCCAACCCCGAGGTCACAACCGGGGTCACCGTCCGCGAACCCGAAGACCTCATCCAAGTCGCCGTCGCCGTCGCTGCCGCCAGGCGATACGCGCGCGCCTTCCTCGGCCACGACGAGGAGACCGCCAAGAAACTGACCGAAGACAGCGTGACGAGTCGGCTCGCCGACAAGGACGGGAGCATGTGGGACGCACTCGATGAGTCATTCGAGGCAGCGTTCGACACCCGGATTGGTAAGGCCGGGTTCGCCAAGGAACTCCTCGCGTACCTGGCCGAGTCTGAAGGTGGCGCGAGCCGACCGCCGGGGGTGCCCGCGCTGGACAAGAACTTTGCGTCGCTGATTCAGCACCTTGCCGACACGCTGAACCTAGCCCGCGAGTGCGAGTCTGATGATCGTCGGGACCAACGCCTGGAACGGATCATCGACACGTTTAGCAGCGACTACCCGAGTGGCTGCACTCGGGATCGCGCCGCGACCACGCTTAAGCGCATTGACGCGGCCGTGGACGACACGACTGCGGGCGACATCGTTCAAGCTGGAACGGCGCGCATCCGCCGAGACTTCAAACTCTCGACAGAGCCGCTCAAGAATGTCGACCGCTACCCAGACTTCCTCGAGCAACTTGGCAACTTGAGACACCTGGAACGCCTCAACCATCAGGGAGCCCTCTCGCGAGGATCAGGCTCGTAG
- a CDS encoding molecular chaperone DnaJ: MSRQTWYSVEPMQDQSWIGQRGRTPTQFSAKLTDTLTLLRSEIDAITARGTLGDPVLQLDLDRADLRLDGGIRAKAQTRTGAVAVSFESAHGPLMFRCDRYYTNYYSQGESWHHNLRAIALTLQSLRAVARYGATASGEQYTGFRQIEAARPMTQPEALQALWTAAGFPGRFTSDYPPAELYRRARRSTHPDRPSGTRAAWDAVERAGHALGLA; the protein is encoded by the coding sequence GTGAGCCGCCAGACCTGGTACAGCGTCGAGCCGATGCAGGACCAATCGTGGATTGGGCAGCGTGGCCGCACACCGACCCAGTTCAGCGCGAAACTGACCGACACGCTGACCTTGTTGCGCTCCGAGATCGACGCCATCACTGCGCGCGGCACGCTCGGCGACCCGGTGCTGCAGCTAGACCTTGACCGGGCCGACTTGCGCCTCGACGGCGGCATCCGTGCCAAGGCGCAGACCCGCACCGGAGCCGTCGCGGTGTCGTTCGAGTCCGCGCACGGACCGCTCATGTTCCGCTGCGACCGGTACTACACGAACTACTACTCACAGGGTGAGTCCTGGCACCACAATCTGCGTGCCATCGCGCTCACCTTGCAGTCGCTGCGCGCCGTCGCCCGGTACGGTGCCACCGCGTCCGGTGAGCAGTACACCGGCTTCCGGCAGATCGAAGCCGCGCGCCCGATGACGCAGCCGGAAGCTCTACAGGCGCTGTGGACCGCTGCCGGATTCCCCGGGCGGTTCACCAGCGACTACCCGCCGGCGGAGCTGTACCGCCGGGCGCGCCGCTCCACCCACCCCGACCGGCCCAGCGGGACGCGGGCGGCTTGGGACGCCGTTGAACGCGCCGGGCATGCCCTGGGGCTGGCATGA
- a CDS encoding DUF1643 domain-containing protein, with product MTERIRFGSGTADLSDDGLYRYRLTRRWGDGENVATFIMLNPSTADADLDDPTIRRCVGFAKREGCQALQVVNLFAYRATTPAVLRTVADPVGSENDEYLRRAIDSPGLRVAAWGVHGRADRIVVVKSAGAALHALGTTKDGHPRHPLYVRRDVPLLQWPLEEEGRRA from the coding sequence ATGACTGAGCGGATTCGGTTCGGATCGGGCACCGCAGACCTTTCGGACGATGGTCTATACCGCTACCGCCTGACCCGTCGTTGGGGCGACGGCGAGAACGTCGCCACGTTCATCATGCTCAATCCCTCGACAGCTGACGCCGACCTCGACGACCCGACGATCCGCCGATGCGTCGGTTTCGCCAAGCGCGAGGGCTGCCAAGCGCTCCAGGTCGTCAACCTGTTCGCGTACCGCGCAACCACTCCCGCCGTACTTCGCACTGTCGCCGACCCGGTCGGCTCGGAGAACGACGAGTACCTCCGCCGGGCGATCGACTCCCCCGGACTGCGTGTCGCGGCATGGGGTGTTCACGGACGAGCTGATCGAATCGTCGTCGTGAAGAGCGCTGGCGCTGCACTCCACGCGCTCGGCACCACTAAGGACGGACATCCGCGGCACCCGCTGTACGTCCGCCGTGACGTCCCGCTCCTTCAGTGGCCGCTGGAAGAAGAAGGTCGACGTGCCTGA
- a CDS encoding nuclease-related domain-containing protein, giving the protein MQPTCVYGVPGGSLNTGWKGAKVTSQHGRMAAAKAERDTAALLDPATSPTGAVVLHDLRLPNGGGANIDHIFIVGNTVHLIDSKAWRPGFLWTVGGTTRRGMERTEGIDKDLSMGRDRLMAHFATRGITGICVDTTVVVWPSNSSKKLSLWAATNKTALLVHHRNLPGLVNRWVKNAQPANREVVEALIPLLITPPRPSGYVAAGLDF; this is encoded by the coding sequence ATGCAACCGACGTGTGTGTACGGCGTTCCCGGCGGCTCCCTCAACACCGGCTGGAAGGGTGCCAAGGTCACCTCCCAGCACGGCCGGATGGCGGCAGCCAAGGCGGAGCGGGACACTGCCGCCCTGCTCGACCCTGCGACCTCACCGACCGGCGCCGTCGTACTGCATGATCTGCGGTTGCCGAACGGTGGTGGCGCGAACATCGACCACATCTTCATCGTCGGTAACACCGTGCATCTCATCGACAGCAAGGCCTGGCGTCCAGGCTTCCTGTGGACCGTCGGCGGTACCACCCGACGCGGCATGGAGCGCACCGAAGGCATCGACAAGGACTTGAGCATGGGCCGAGACCGGCTGATGGCTCACTTCGCCACGCGCGGCATCACCGGGATCTGCGTCGACACCACCGTTGTCGTGTGGCCCTCGAACTCGAGCAAGAAGTTGTCGCTGTGGGCGGCCACCAACAAGACCGCGCTGCTGGTGCACCACCGCAACCTGCCCGGTCTGGTCAACCGGTGGGTTAAGAACGCGCAACCGGCGAACCGCGAGGTTGTTGAGGCACTCATCCCGCTGCTCATCACGCCGCCGCGCCCGTCGGGGTACGTCGCGGCTGGATTGGATTTCTGA
- the tmk gene encoding dTMP kinase gives MNGLFIVFEGGDGCGKTTQVERAARWLSQFDGEVMLTREPGGTQLGSQIRELLLHGGHVDPRAEALLFAADRAHHVATDIRPALECGAIVVCDRYIDSSVAYQSGGRGLAEYDIEDLSAWASGDLLPDLTIVLDLDVAVADARRSARSSADRIEAEGAQWRQSIRETFLRRAARTPDRYRVVDADGAPDEVAQRVRSVRATTALNKTRELSTEELRQEQRPAAPAHSGASL, from the coding sequence GTGAATGGGCTCTTCATCGTGTTCGAGGGCGGCGACGGCTGCGGTAAGACGACCCAGGTCGAACGGGCGGCCCGGTGGTTGTCGCAGTTCGACGGCGAGGTCATGTTGACCCGCGAACCGGGCGGCACACAGCTCGGCTCGCAGATCCGCGAACTGCTGCTGCACGGCGGTCATGTCGACCCGCGCGCGGAGGCGCTGCTGTTCGCCGCTGACCGGGCCCACCATGTCGCCACCGACATTCGTCCGGCGCTGGAGTGTGGGGCGATCGTGGTGTGCGACCGGTACATCGACTCATCGGTCGCTTACCAGTCCGGCGGGCGGGGTTTGGCCGAGTACGACATCGAGGACCTGTCGGCGTGGGCCAGCGGGGACCTGCTGCCCGACCTGACCATCGTGCTCGACCTGGACGTGGCGGTTGCCGACGCCCGTCGTTCGGCACGCTCGAGCGCTGACCGCATCGAGGCCGAGGGCGCCCAGTGGCGCCAGAGCATCCGGGAGACGTTCCTGCGCCGGGCGGCTCGCACCCCGGATCGTTACCGCGTCGTCGACGCCGACGGCGCACCGGATGAGGTTGCGCAGCGGGTGCGGTCCGTCCGCGCCACGACCGCACTCAACAAGACACGAGAGCTGTCCACCGAGGAGCTGCGCCAGGAGCAGCGACCTGCTGCTCCCGCACATTCTGGGGCGAGCCTGTAG
- a CDS encoding FAD-dependent oxidoreductase, whose product MTYPRGKMEAMNLTRPETTHDVVIIGAGNAGIALAARLRRDDPDLDIAIVSPEGLHTYRPLLSYVGAGLATLRRAQRPQSKQIPAGCTWYRESVVELTPAPVSGEVDATSAHQVHTDAGRRISATDVVVCPGTHIDWDATPGLRQACASPHASTNYEPTMASATWDMLKNLRQGNAVFTISSHNAPCPSVGLKPLFLAADHWRREGRLENITMTVLNENSDFTGLPRANNEIDSRLRRLGVHVRSGITIESIDADSRHVITRDVDGNATHWPYDALHVVPAHRGHDWVADAGIARPETGLIDIDENTLHHRRNDGIWSLGDAAQLGTASSGGGLRRQVPVLSDNLIARRNGQPLAARYDGYSVAPIPIDRRHLILAEWDRQGHEEKTLSFISLARPRMATFAFDLFAQPLIYWHRLLKGK is encoded by the coding sequence ATGACGTACCCGCGCGGCAAGATGGAAGCCATGAACCTCACCCGCCCCGAAACCACGCACGACGTCGTCATTATCGGCGCTGGCAACGCCGGCATCGCGCTGGCCGCTCGGCTACGTCGTGACGATCCCGATCTGGACATCGCCATCGTCAGCCCCGAAGGGCTGCACACCTATCGCCCGCTGCTTTCCTACGTTGGTGCAGGGCTTGCGACGCTGCGCAGGGCGCAACGGCCTCAAAGCAAGCAGATCCCTGCGGGATGCACTTGGTATCGCGAATCGGTCGTCGAGTTGACCCCCGCTCCAGTCTCAGGCGAGGTGGACGCGACAAGCGCGCATCAGGTGCATACAGATGCCGGACGGCGTATCAGCGCCACCGATGTCGTCGTGTGCCCCGGCACCCACATTGACTGGGACGCCACCCCCGGACTGCGTCAGGCATGCGCTTCACCTCACGCCTCGACGAACTACGAGCCGACCATGGCCAGCGCAACATGGGACATGCTCAAGAACCTGCGCCAGGGCAACGCGGTGTTCACCATCTCGAGCCACAACGCACCCTGCCCGTCCGTTGGCCTCAAGCCACTGTTTCTCGCCGCGGACCACTGGCGCCGCGAAGGGCGCCTCGAGAACATCACGATGACCGTGCTCAACGAGAACAGCGACTTCACCGGCCTACCCCGCGCGAACAACGAGATCGACTCCCGCCTGCGACGCCTCGGTGTCCACGTGCGTTCCGGTATCACCATCGAATCCATTGACGCAGACTCGCGCCACGTCATCACGCGCGACGTCGACGGCAACGCTACTCATTGGCCCTACGACGCATTGCACGTCGTACCAGCCCACCGTGGCCACGACTGGGTCGCCGACGCAGGTATCGCTCGACCCGAGACAGGCCTGATTGACATCGACGAAAACACCCTGCATCACCGGCGAAACGACGGGATCTGGTCACTAGGGGACGCCGCGCAACTCGGTACCGCCTCCTCTGGTGGCGGTCTACGACGCCAGGTCCCCGTCCTCAGTGACAACCTCATCGCACGCCGCAACGGCCAACCCCTCGCGGCCCGCTATGACGGGTACAGCGTCGCACCAATCCCGATCGATCGGCGCCACCTCATCTTGGCAGAGTGGGACCGTCAGGGCCACGAGGAAAAGACCCTGTCATTCATCTCTCTGGCGCGGCCCAGAATGGCCACTTTCGCCTTCGACCTCTTCGCCCAACCGCTGATCTACTGGCATCGCCTCCTGAAGGGGAAATGA
- a CDS encoding DNA methyltransferase translates to MTLVLPKLPSPNPGQHGRLLRLEEHIGVAGKQPHRVISGDNLAVLELLDSELAGVTDAVWIDPPYNTGVARRSYADQFRDWSAFMRPRLQAARRLLNPDDSVMVVLIGHDEMLTLGQLLHEVFPDARIQLVTVVTSRRGVHSRNAFTQVADYAFFVMLGGARPAPGYVELLEQVKVDTANRLTVRWAGLRHRGLGWRRTETPTAFYPIHVDPDTAAIRDIGDAIPLEMHRDDAPAGPAGSIPLWPFNPDGVEARWTLSVDRARSLWSQGYLRSQFRTRQAVGGISVDYLTAGQRAQIKAGTLVVIGRTEAGAVIVKQAGAKPVQSKTVWNHLSHSGDKFGTALLSSMLPGRSFDHPKSLYLVADTLRPFIGHKPDALVVDFFAGSGTTGHAVMLLNHLDGGSRRSLLVTRNEVAPAAQVELMKQGLAPGHPDWEALGIAQYVCYPRMLSAVTGRTPDGLPIPGSYRFMLDRPIVGGLDENVELLRFESTDTTD, encoded by the coding sequence GTGACGCTCGTGCTGCCCAAACTCCCTTCCCCGAACCCCGGACAGCACGGGCGTCTCCTTCGCCTCGAAGAGCACATCGGCGTCGCGGGGAAGCAACCGCACCGGGTCATCTCCGGTGACAACCTGGCTGTGTTGGAGCTGCTGGATTCCGAGCTCGCCGGGGTCACGGACGCCGTCTGGATCGACCCGCCGTACAACACCGGCGTGGCGCGCCGCAGTTACGCCGATCAGTTTCGCGACTGGTCCGCCTTCATGCGCCCCCGCCTGCAGGCCGCGCGCCGGCTGCTGAACCCGGACGACTCGGTAATGGTCGTCCTCATCGGGCACGACGAGATGCTCACCCTCGGCCAGCTGTTACACGAGGTCTTCCCCGACGCCCGCATCCAGCTGGTCACCGTCGTCACTTCCCGGCGCGGAGTTCATTCACGCAACGCGTTCACCCAGGTCGCCGACTACGCCTTCTTCGTCATGCTCGGTGGCGCCCGGCCCGCGCCGGGCTACGTCGAACTGCTGGAGCAGGTCAAGGTCGACACCGCGAACCGTCTCACGGTGCGATGGGCGGGTCTTCGGCACCGCGGGCTCGGCTGGCGGCGTACGGAAACCCCGACCGCTTTCTACCCGATCCACGTCGACCCGGACACCGCTGCAATCCGAGACATCGGTGACGCCATCCCGCTCGAGATGCACCGGGACGATGCCCCGGCCGGGCCCGCAGGCTCGATCCCGTTGTGGCCGTTCAACCCCGACGGCGTCGAGGCACGGTGGACGCTCAGTGTCGACAGAGCACGGTCACTGTGGTCACAGGGTTACCTGCGCAGCCAGTTCCGCACCCGGCAAGCCGTCGGCGGGATCTCCGTGGACTACCTGACCGCTGGTCAGCGCGCACAGATCAAGGCGGGCACCCTGGTCGTCATCGGGCGCACCGAAGCCGGCGCCGTCATCGTCAAGCAGGCCGGTGCGAAACCCGTGCAGTCCAAGACGGTCTGGAACCACCTGAGTCACTCCGGCGACAAGTTCGGTACCGCGCTGTTGAGCTCGATGCTGCCGGGCCGGTCCTTCGACCACCCCAAGTCGCTTTATCTGGTCGCCGACACGCTGAGGCCGTTCATCGGGCACAAGCCGGACGCCCTGGTCGTCGATTTTTTCGCCGGATCCGGAACCACCGGCCACGCCGTCATGCTGCTCAACCACCTGGACGGCGGATCCCGGCGCAGCCTGCTGGTGACCCGCAACGAGGTGGCGCCGGCGGCTCAAGTCGAACTGATGAAGCAGGGACTGGCGCCAGGCCACCCTGACTGGGAAGCACTGGGGATCGCCCAGTACGTCTGCTACCCGAGGATGCTCTCGGCCGTCACTGGACGAACTCCGGATGGCCTTCCGATCCCGGGGAGCTACCGCTTCATGTTGGACCGGCCGATCGTGGGCGGCCTCGATGAGAACGTCGAGCTGCTGCGCTTCGAGTCGACCGACACCACGGACTAG
- a CDS encoding RNA polymerase-binding protein RbpA encodes MALHRARATRVVGSIVGVTHSFQSEREEIDEQFAIDTIDRDFVCRKEHRMTLTFAADAEVPNTWDCRTCGSVAQICGEGGTERQLSHRDLLNARHEPAYEGSWVTQAHIDAVHARRTDAELEAMLAERLDVLRNGPSRIVA; translated from the coding sequence ATGGCACTTCACCGAGCACGAGCCACCCGCGTTGTCGGATCCATCGTCGGCGTCACCCACAGCTTCCAGTCCGAGCGTGAGGAGATCGACGAGCAGTTCGCCATCGACACGATCGACCGGGACTTCGTCTGCCGCAAGGAGCACCGGATGACGCTGACGTTCGCAGCGGACGCGGAAGTACCGAACACCTGGGACTGCCGCACTTGCGGGTCCGTGGCGCAGATCTGCGGCGAGGGCGGAACCGAGCGTCAACTGAGTCACCGCGACCTACTGAACGCCCGGCACGAGCCGGCGTACGAAGGGTCGTGGGTGACGCAGGCGCACATCGACGCGGTGCATGCCCGGCGCACGGACGCCGAACTTGAAGCGATGCTCGCCGAGCGCCTGGACGTCCTGCGCAACGGACCGTCGCGCATCGTCGCCTGA
- a CDS encoding winged helix-turn-helix domain-containing protein → MVATVRPVTSGIEPLSVAGDLSAMAVALRALGHPHRLRAVQVLMQHPEGLSFGELCGHLGLERFEHHLESLIRTGIVARVPGRRLQLVPGVLEMIGDALAS, encoded by the coding sequence ATGGTTGCCACTGTCCGTCCGGTCACCAGCGGGATTGAACCGCTGTCGGTCGCGGGCGATCTGTCAGCGATGGCCGTCGCGCTGCGTGCCCTGGGGCACCCTCATCGCCTGCGTGCCGTGCAGGTGCTCATGCAGCATCCGGAGGGGCTGAGCTTCGGAGAGTTGTGCGGGCATCTCGGCTTGGAGCGTTTCGAGCACCATCTCGAGTCGTTGATACGCACCGGCATCGTCGCGCGTGTGCCGGGCAGACGTCTGCAGTTGGTGCCGGGTGTCCTTGAGATGATCGGCGACGCCCTGGCGAGCTGA